One window of bacterium genomic DNA carries:
- a CDS encoding flagellar basal body-associated FliL family protein, producing the protein MAEETKDTQESAPGAAATGGKRGKLPKLVVMLGGIVVAQLAMALALAHFVILPRLPGHGAADSSAAHAKAEQGEKKADHGEKKAGRGEKKGGHGETKGGQGEAQGSIVLMESVVVNLQGNERTHFLKVAPGLEVGSPETAAEIEERMPELRDLVISHFGSRGVDEVIGREGRERVKQALLADINGRLHAGQVLNIYFSDFVVQ; encoded by the coding sequence GTGGCTGAAGAGACGAAGGATACCCAGGAGAGCGCGCCGGGCGCGGCGGCGACAGGCGGCAAGCGCGGCAAGCTGCCCAAGCTCGTCGTCATGCTGGGCGGGATCGTCGTGGCGCAACTGGCGATGGCGCTGGCCCTGGCACATTTCGTGATCCTGCCCCGCTTGCCGGGCCACGGCGCGGCCGACAGCAGTGCCGCCCACGCGAAGGCCGAGCAAGGGGAGAAGAAGGCTGACCACGGCGAGAAGAAGGCTGGCCGCGGCGAAAAGAAGGGCGGCCACGGGGAGACGAAGGGCGGCCAGGGCGAGGCGCAGGGGAGCATCGTGCTCATGGAGAGCGTCGTCGTCAATCTGCAGGGCAACGAGCGCACGCACTTCTTGAAGGTGGCGCCCGGGCTCGAAGTGGGCAGCCCCGAGACTGCGGCCGAGATCGAGGAGCGGATGCCGGAACTGCGCGACCTGGTGATCAGCCACTTCGGCAGCCGCGGCGTCGACGAAGTGATCGGCCGCGAAGGGCGCGAGCGTGTCAAGCAGGCGCTCCTGGCGGACATCAACGGACGGCTGCACGCCGGCCAGGTCCTGAACATCTACTTCAGCGATTTCGTGGTGCAGTAG
- a CDS encoding flagellar hook-basal body complex protein, which translates to MLRSLFAGVSGLINHQTKLDVIGNNIANINTIGFKTGRVSFQEMLNQTVSGASRADAGQGGRNAIQVGLGMTVASVDTLQTQGNLQATGNMFDLAFQGEGFFVVKSGQALNFTRSGNFALDGYGNLVAQASGSIVQGYLPDASGEIRESSTLSDIVVDRSRVVRASASSYIALAGNLKANAEALPTITESERFLKLADASTALIDASQRSFGADLNVRTGDVINVSGLVGTDVISGSLTVTDTMTIQDVMTFLNGALTATSPTYPPGSVTLVDGVIRVAGHPAAGNDVHDLRLSINGNPEFNSAFTFDALIEGGVGDTAIMHQTLMQAAEAGDLIVDLYNGDGEPLNGPDSEYNILGTTLSLQAYVGGEAHAPSDFTVTAASTLQDLMNAIQSVTGISEYGDAGIEFTDAGRIRITGNAGLSNALDSLTIGDASSTTTFGNTFIFTELQSAKDAEIHPVSADIFDSFGMKHHLTINFRKPATDSGTIEWYWEATIDGTSAIASGDRGRLIFNPDGELVSFSFDDGSGSLRIDPGNGASPIDLQIRSAVGSSSLTQTAGASTAKIIAVDGYESGVLESVLVDERGVIVGQFSNGVSEDLAQIAVAQFSNAAGLARQGANLYSESANSGRSLIGTISGSVVNRITPGALEMSNVNLAQEFTEMITAQRGFQASARIISTGDEMLTELVNIKR; encoded by the coding sequence ATGCTGAGAAGTCTCTTCGCGGGCGTGTCTGGGCTGATCAACCACCAGACGAAGCTCGATGTGATCGGCAACAACATCGCCAACATCAACACGATCGGCTTCAAGACGGGGCGCGTTTCCTTCCAGGAGATGCTCAACCAGACCGTCAGCGGCGCCAGCCGCGCCGATGCGGGGCAGGGCGGTCGCAACGCGATCCAGGTCGGCCTCGGCATGACCGTCGCCTCGGTGGACACCCTGCAGACCCAGGGCAACCTCCAGGCCACGGGCAACATGTTCGACCTCGCGTTCCAGGGGGAGGGCTTCTTCGTCGTGAAGTCGGGGCAGGCGCTCAACTTCACGCGCTCGGGCAACTTCGCGCTGGACGGCTACGGCAACCTGGTCGCCCAGGCGAGCGGCTCGATCGTGCAGGGCTACCTGCCGGATGCCTCCGGCGAGATCCGCGAGAGCAGCACGCTCTCGGACATCGTCGTCGACCGCTCTCGGGTCGTGCGCGCCTCGGCCTCGAGCTACATTGCGCTTGCGGGCAACCTCAAGGCGAACGCCGAGGCCTTGCCCACGATCACGGAGTCGGAGCGCTTCCTGAAGCTGGCCGACGCGAGCACCGCGCTCATCGACGCCTCGCAGCGCAGCTTCGGCGCCGACCTCAACGTGCGCACGGGCGATGTGATCAATGTGAGCGGCCTGGTCGGCACGGACGTGATCAGCGGCTCGCTGACCGTCACCGACACGATGACGATCCAGGATGTCATGACCTTCTTGAACGGCGCGCTGACGGCGACGAGCCCGACCTATCCGCCCGGCTCGGTGACGCTGGTCGACGGCGTGATCAGGGTGGCGGGGCATCCGGCGGCGGGCAACGACGTCCACGACCTGCGCCTTAGCATCAACGGCAATCCGGAGTTCAACTCCGCCTTCACCTTCGACGCCTTGATCGAGGGCGGCGTGGGCGACACCGCCATCATGCACCAGACCTTGATGCAGGCCGCCGAAGCGGGCGACCTCATCGTCGACCTCTACAACGGGGACGGCGAACCCCTGAACGGGCCGGACAGCGAGTACAACATCCTCGGCACCACGCTCAGCCTGCAGGCCTACGTCGGCGGCGAGGCGCACGCGCCGAGCGACTTCACCGTGACCGCCGCCTCCACGCTGCAGGATCTGATGAACGCGATCCAGTCGGTCACCGGCATCTCCGAGTACGGCGACGCGGGCATCGAGTTCACGGACGCGGGCCGCATCCGCATCACGGGCAACGCCGGCCTGAGCAACGCGCTGGACAGCCTGACGATCGGCGACGCCAGCTCGACGACCACCTTCGGCAACACCTTCATCTTCACCGAGCTGCAATCGGCGAAGGATGCCGAGATCCATCCCGTCAGCGCGGACATCTTCGACAGCTTCGGCATGAAGCACCACCTGACGATCAACTTCCGCAAGCCGGCCACCGACTCGGGCACCATCGAGTGGTACTGGGAAGCGACGATCGACGGCACGAGCGCCATCGCCAGCGGCGATCGCGGCCGCCTGATCTTCAACCCGGACGGCGAGCTGGTCAGCTTCTCCTTCGACGACGGCAGCGGCTCGCTGCGCATCGATCCCGGCAACGGCGCCAGCCCGATCGACCTGCAGATCCGTAGCGCGGTCGGCTCGAGCTCGCTGACGCAGACGGCCGGCGCCTCGACGGCGAAGATCATCGCGGTGGACGGCTACGAGTCGGGCGTTCTCGAGAGCGTGCTCGTGGACGAGCGGGGCGTCATCGTCGGCCAGTTCTCCAACGGCGTCTCGGAGGACCTGGCGCAGATCGCGGTCGCCCAGTTCTCGAACGCGGCCGGTCTCGCCCGCCAGGGCGCGAATCTCTACTCCGAGAGCGCGAACTCGGGCCGCTCCCTGATCGGCACGATCAGCGGCTCGGTGGTCAACCGCATCACGCCGGGCGCCCTGGAGATGAGCAACGTGAATCTGGCGCAGGAATTCACGGAGATGATCACCGCGCAGCGCGGCTTCCAGGCCAGCGCGCGAATCATCAGCACCGGCGACGAGATGCTCACCGAGCTGGTGAACATCAAGCGCTAG
- a CDS encoding flagellar hook assembly protein FlgD, translated as MSTTIADLGLNTALGFGSNAAGSAELGKDEFLQLLVTQLKHQNPMEPTSNEDFIAQLATFASLEQLQDINTGTQTGILMQQSVTNALSTSLIGKDVLLDTSTISLADGGANDFLVDLDGEGFLTVAVKNADGDVVRTLRLEGEDGLPLAAGEHQFTWDGKDDAGATVPDGDYTVTVTAKDGNGVDVAARTWLRGHVEGVRFSEGVAYVVVGDMEFTLADVIEIREAAVGRLANSLTAD; from the coding sequence ATGAGCACAACGATCGCTGATCTCGGTCTCAACACCGCGCTGGGCTTCGGCAGCAACGCCGCCGGCAGCGCCGAGCTCGGGAAGGACGAGTTCCTGCAGCTCCTCGTCACGCAGCTCAAGCACCAGAATCCGATGGAGCCGACGAGCAACGAGGACTTCATCGCGCAGCTGGCCACCTTCGCCAGCCTGGAGCAGCTGCAGGACATCAACACCGGCACCCAGACCGGGATCCTGATGCAGCAGAGCGTCACCAATGCGCTCTCGACCAGCTTGATCGGCAAGGACGTGCTCCTGGACACAAGCACGATCAGCCTCGCTGACGGCGGCGCGAACGACTTCCTCGTCGATCTCGACGGGGAGGGCTTCCTGACGGTGGCGGTCAAGAATGCGGACGGCGACGTCGTGCGCACGCTGAGGCTCGAAGGCGAGGACGGCCTGCCTCTGGCGGCCGGCGAGCACCAGTTCACCTGGGACGGCAAGGACGACGCGGGCGCCACGGTGCCGGACGGGGATTACACCGTCACGGTCACGGCCAAGGATGGCAACGGTGTGGACGTCGCCGCCCGCACCTGGCTGCGCGGTCACGTGGAGGGCGTGCGCTTCTCGGAAGGCGTGGCCTACGTCGTCGTGGGGGACATGGAATTCACGCTCGCGGACGTGATCGAGATCCGCGAAGCCGCCGTGGGCCGCCTGGCGAACAGCCTGACGGCGGACTAG
- a CDS encoding flagellar protein FlbD yields the protein MIQLTKLNGQAVMVNADLVEMLEETPECLLFLTTGRRLLVRESLAAVRAAILAYRRELGRAYPVPTGGPDYSPQDLSES from the coding sequence ATGATCCAGCTCACGAAGCTGAACGGGCAGGCGGTGATGGTCAACGCGGACCTCGTGGAGATGCTCGAGGAGACGCCCGAGTGCCTCCTCTTCCTGACCACGGGGCGGCGCCTCCTGGTCCGCGAGTCGCTCGCCGCGGTGCGGGCGGCCATCCTCGCCTACCGGCGCGAGCTGGGGCGCGCCTACCCGGTGCCAACCGGCGGCCCGGACTACAGCCCGCAGGACCTGAGCGAGAGCTAG
- the fliN gene encoding flagellar motor switch protein FliN — MSDETTLQDPAAPAAPAAPPARPKPIAKAADLPAFSAGMDSKPAASVGESQASGLALLRDVSLELTVELGRTRLSIGEIMELGQGSVIELDKLAGEPVDLRVNGVLLATGEVIVLDDVFGVRITRLLGRVDRLDTFGD; from the coding sequence ATGAGCGACGAGACTACCCTGCAGGACCCCGCGGCCCCCGCGGCCCCCGCGGCGCCCCCGGCACGGCCCAAGCCGATCGCCAAGGCGGCCGACCTGCCGGCCTTCAGCGCCGGCATGGACAGCAAGCCGGCCGCGAGCGTCGGCGAGAGCCAGGCCAGCGGCCTCGCGCTGCTGCGCGACGTCAGCCTGGAGCTCACCGTGGAGCTGGGTCGTACGCGCCTGAGCATCGGCGAGATCATGGAGCTCGGCCAGGGCTCGGTGATCGAGCTCGACAAGCTGGCCGGCGAGCCCGTGGACCTGCGCGTCAACGGCGTGCTGCTCGCCACGGGCGAAGTCATCGTGCTCGACGACGTCTTCGGCGTGCGCATCACGCGCCTGCTGGGCCGCGTCGATCGCCTGGATACCTTCGGCGACTAG
- the fliF gene encoding flagellar M-ring protein FliF gives MASTFGRMRELWGLLGTSQRVLFLSVAGAVLATLFIFFTWLGREEYTLLYSDLGPEESARVIELMQKRNVEYRITNGGSGLMVPASQIGELKVAMAGEGLPTGGIAGYELFDDQGLGVSEFTQNLNYRRALEGELARSISTISGIEKARVHLVMPKPALFKSEQQQPTASVVLNLARPGALRADQVEAIQRLVAGSVESLAPDQVTILDSFGSLLSRDGTNDVSGLSSAQLEIKQEVENYLSRKAQSTLESVLGGGTALVRVNADLDFEKVERTREIVDPETSAIVNEQRNQSQRESDGESTESSTVQYQFNRMVENIVGATGTIRKLTVAVLIDGVYSEGADGAPAYAPRSAQELEGYRKIVENIVGLDGTRGDKIELLNVRFQENVPPVGGGVGMWLEHAPQLFKGLLVALVLVFLLLTFRRLSGQLVAGLSGAPRSGRETGRGGEPSRIGAGGSAAAGVEGLASNAIEMEQQARALALEKPEDIAQLVRTWMHARS, from the coding sequence ATGGCAAGCACCTTCGGGAGAATGCGCGAGCTGTGGGGCCTGCTGGGCACGAGCCAGCGCGTGCTCTTCCTCTCGGTGGCGGGGGCCGTCCTCGCCACGCTCTTCATCTTCTTCACCTGGCTGGGGCGCGAGGAGTACACGCTCCTCTACAGCGACCTCGGTCCGGAGGAGAGCGCGCGCGTCATCGAGCTGATGCAGAAGCGGAACGTCGAGTACCGCATCACCAACGGGGGCAGCGGCCTGATGGTGCCGGCCAGCCAGATCGGCGAGCTGAAGGTCGCCATGGCCGGTGAGGGGCTGCCGACCGGCGGCATCGCCGGCTACGAGCTCTTCGACGACCAGGGCCTCGGCGTCAGCGAGTTCACGCAGAACCTGAACTATCGCCGTGCGCTCGAGGGCGAGCTGGCGCGCAGCATCAGCACGATCAGCGGCATCGAGAAGGCGCGGGTGCATCTGGTGATGCCCAAGCCGGCCCTGTTCAAGAGCGAGCAGCAGCAGCCGACGGCCAGCGTCGTGCTCAACCTGGCGCGGCCGGGCGCCCTGCGCGCCGATCAGGTGGAGGCCATCCAGCGGCTGGTGGCCGGCAGCGTGGAGTCGCTGGCCCCCGACCAGGTGACGATCCTGGACAGCTTCGGCTCGCTGCTCTCGCGCGACGGCACGAACGACGTCTCCGGACTCAGCTCGGCGCAGCTCGAGATCAAGCAGGAAGTGGAGAACTACCTCTCGCGCAAGGCGCAGAGCACCCTGGAGAGCGTGCTCGGCGGCGGCACGGCGCTCGTGCGCGTGAACGCAGACCTCGACTTCGAGAAGGTGGAGCGCACGCGCGAGATCGTCGACCCCGAGACCTCCGCGATCGTCAACGAGCAGCGCAACCAGAGCCAGCGCGAGAGCGACGGCGAGTCGACCGAGAGCTCGACCGTCCAGTACCAGTTCAACCGCATGGTGGAGAACATCGTCGGCGCGACGGGCACCATCCGGAAGCTGACGGTGGCCGTGCTGATCGACGGCGTCTACAGCGAAGGCGCCGACGGGGCGCCCGCCTACGCGCCGCGCAGCGCACAGGAACTGGAGGGCTACCGGAAGATCGTCGAGAACATCGTCGGTCTGGACGGCACGCGCGGCGACAAGATCGAGCTGCTCAACGTGCGCTTCCAGGAGAACGTGCCGCCGGTCGGCGGCGGCGTCGGGATGTGGCTCGAGCACGCGCCGCAGCTCTTCAAGGGCCTGCTCGTGGCCCTCGTCCTCGTCTTCCTGCTGCTGACCTTCCGGCGCCTGAGCGGGCAGCTCGTCGCCGGCCTCTCGGGCGCGCCGCGGAGCGGCCGCGAGACGGGCCGCGGCGGGGAGCCGAGCCGCATCGGCGCGGGCGGCAGCGCGGCGGCCGGAGTCGAGGGTCTGGCGAGCAACGCGATCGAGATGGAGCAGCAGGCCAGGGCGCTCGCGCTGGAGAAGCCCGAGGACATCGCCCAGCTGGTGCGCACCTGGATGCACGCGAGGAGCTAG
- a CDS encoding FliI/YscN family ATPase, with product MALEFAQAAEAVAASDPVRRVGRVERVVGLLIEAAGIAGSVGELCTIETAAGPLPCEVVGFQAARLLLMPYRALVGVRPGDRVLASGAPLAVGVGEGLIGRVLDGLGRVIDGGETPWLRERRSVQALAPSPLSRRPIETQLVTGIRAIDGLAGIGEGQRVGIFAGSGVGKSVLLGMLARRAEADVIVLALIGERGREVGEFLAQDLGEQGRTRSVVIAVTSDASALEKIKGAELAFAVAEHFRDRGQRVLLMMDSLTRYAMALREIGLATGEPPASKGYTPSVFAALPRLLERAGSAAQGTITGLFTVLVEGDDMADPVADTARSILDGHLVLSRRLATAGQYPALDVLESVSRLFTAVVPPAEVERARSLLAAMALYRENEDLIQIGAYPAGSSAEIDRAIALRPGWQRFLRQARDEHSGLAATRAALAALLASAA from the coding sequence ATGGCGCTTGAGTTCGCGCAGGCCGCGGAGGCCGTCGCCGCCAGTGATCCCGTGCGCCGGGTCGGGCGCGTGGAGCGCGTGGTCGGCCTGCTCATCGAGGCGGCGGGCATCGCCGGCTCGGTGGGCGAGCTCTGCACGATCGAGACGGCCGCCGGCCCGCTGCCCTGCGAGGTCGTCGGCTTCCAGGCGGCGCGCCTGCTGCTGATGCCCTACCGCGCGCTCGTCGGCGTGCGGCCCGGCGATCGGGTGCTGGCCAGCGGCGCACCGCTCGCCGTCGGCGTCGGCGAGGGGCTCATCGGGCGCGTCCTCGACGGCCTCGGCCGCGTGATCGACGGCGGCGAGACGCCCTGGCTGCGCGAGCGGCGCAGCGTCCAGGCCCTCGCGCCCTCGCCGCTCAGCCGGCGCCCGATCGAAACCCAGCTCGTGACGGGCATCCGCGCGATCGATGGCCTCGCCGGCATCGGCGAGGGCCAGCGCGTGGGCATCTTCGCGGGCAGCGGCGTGGGCAAGAGCGTGCTGCTCGGGATGCTGGCCCGGCGCGCGGAGGCGGACGTCATCGTGCTCGCCCTGATCGGCGAGCGCGGCCGCGAGGTGGGGGAGTTCCTCGCGCAGGATCTCGGCGAGCAGGGCCGGACGCGCTCGGTGGTGATCGCGGTGACGAGTGACGCCTCCGCGCTCGAGAAGATCAAGGGCGCGGAGCTGGCCTTCGCCGTGGCCGAGCACTTCCGCGACCGCGGCCAGCGCGTCCTCCTGATGATGGATTCGCTCACCCGCTACGCGATGGCCCTGCGCGAGATCGGCCTCGCCACCGGCGAGCCGCCCGCGAGCAAGGGCTACACGCCGAGCGTCTTCGCGGCGCTGCCGCGGCTGCTCGAGCGCGCGGGCAGCGCCGCGCAGGGGACGATCACGGGCCTCTTCACCGTGCTGGTCGAGGGCGACGACATGGCCGATCCCGTGGCCGACACCGCGCGCTCCATCCTCGATGGCCACCTCGTGCTCAGCCGGCGCCTCGCGACGGCGGGGCAGTATCCCGCGCTGGACGTCCTCGAATCGGTGAGCCGACTCTTCACCGCCGTCGTGCCCCCGGCCGAGGTCGAGCGCGCGCGCAGCCTGCTGGCGGCGATGGCGCTCTATCGCGAGAACGAGGACCTCATCCAGATCGGCGCCTACCCGGCGGGCAGCAGCGCCGAGATCGATCGCGCGATCGCCCTCCGGCCCGGGTGGCAACGCTTCCTGCGCCAGGCCCGCGACGAGCACAGCGGGCTCGCCGCCACCCGCGCCGCGCTGGCCGCCCTGCTCGCGAGCGCGGCCTGA
- the flgC gene encoding flagellar basal body rod protein FlgC, translated as MPEGIFDSFKVSAQGLKAQRLRLDVAAENLANAETTRTPEGGPYRAKTVVFSAKPVRPASGRPFASLLAQASGSAPLVGIGGADRRPPAELVASVAEVAEPFTSEFAPDHPDADERGVLLKPNVDPVTEMLNLIKATRAYEANATALDAAKEMISRAIDI; from the coding sequence ATGCCCGAGGGCATCTTCGACAGCTTCAAGGTGAGCGCCCAGGGCCTCAAGGCGCAGCGCCTGCGCCTCGACGTGGCGGCGGAGAATCTCGCCAACGCCGAGACGACGCGCACGCCCGAGGGCGGGCCCTATCGCGCGAAGACGGTCGTCTTCAGCGCCAAGCCGGTGCGGCCCGCGTCGGGACGGCCCTTCGCCAGCCTGCTCGCGCAGGCCAGCGGGAGCGCGCCGCTGGTCGGCATCGGCGGGGCCGACCGTCGGCCGCCGGCCGAGCTGGTGGCCAGCGTCGCCGAGGTCGCGGAGCCCTTCACGAGCGAGTTCGCGCCCGATCACCCGGATGCCGACGAGCGGGGCGTCCTGCTCAAGCCCAACGTCGATCCGGTCACCGAGATGCTCAACCTGATCAAGGCGACGCGCGCCTACGAGGCGAACGCGACGGCCCTCGACGCGGCGAAGGAAATGATCAGCCGCGCGATCGACATCTGA
- the fliG gene encoding flagellar motor switch protein FliG codes for MTRAGREAATSGATAPADLKGVTRAAMLMVALGKDAASEITRHLSDEELAALSAEIAALGAISADSKRAVLRDFAETAQSRDFMVQGGEEYAREVLVGSLGERRAKSILGRLHGQGEGSYFGLINGVDALSIAMFLKKEHPQTIALVLSTLPTPQAGQILAALPEDARTSVAYRMATIERPSPEVIAEIQAVLGDFVQTEVPDLGAKFGGTSHLASSLNEIDQGVWRGILDGIEDLDAAVAQDIKNQMFTFSDLVLLDNKSIQAVMKEVDSKDLALSLKGATQEVRELVFGNMSKRATTAIREEMDYMGPVRVSEVEAAQGRIIDVVRRLEAEGAIYIAGRGGKEGGIIE; via the coding sequence ATGACGAGAGCCGGCAGAGAGGCCGCGACGAGCGGCGCGACGGCACCCGCGGACCTGAAGGGCGTCACGCGCGCGGCGATGCTGATGGTGGCGCTCGGCAAGGACGCCGCCTCGGAGATCACGCGCCACCTCTCGGACGAGGAACTGGCGGCGCTCTCGGCCGAGATCGCCGCGCTGGGCGCGATCTCCGCCGACAGCAAGCGCGCCGTCCTGCGCGACTTCGCCGAGACGGCACAGTCCCGCGACTTCATGGTGCAGGGCGGCGAGGAGTACGCCCGCGAGGTCCTCGTCGGCAGCCTGGGCGAGCGGCGGGCGAAGTCCATCCTCGGGCGCCTGCACGGCCAGGGCGAGGGCAGCTACTTCGGGCTGATCAACGGTGTCGATGCGCTGAGCATCGCCATGTTCCTGAAGAAGGAGCACCCGCAGACGATCGCGCTCGTGCTGAGCACCCTGCCGACGCCGCAGGCCGGCCAGATCCTCGCCGCGCTGCCCGAGGACGCGCGCACGTCCGTGGCCTACCGGATGGCGACGATCGAACGCCCGAGCCCCGAGGTGATCGCGGAGATCCAGGCCGTGCTGGGCGACTTCGTGCAAACGGAAGTGCCCGACCTCGGCGCCAAGTTCGGCGGCACCTCGCATCTGGCCAGCAGCCTGAACGAGATCGACCAGGGCGTCTGGCGCGGGATCCTCGACGGGATCGAGGACCTGGACGCCGCCGTCGCCCAGGACATCAAGAACCAGATGTTCACCTTCAGCGACCTCGTCCTGCTCGACAACAAGTCGATCCAGGCGGTCATGAAGGAGGTGGACAGCAAGGACCTCGCGCTCTCGCTGAAGGGAGCGACGCAGGAGGTCCGCGAGCTCGTCTTCGGCAACATGTCCAAGCGCGCGACGACGGCGATCCGCGAGGAGATGGACTACATGGGCCCGGTGCGCGTGAGCGAGGTCGAGGCGGCGCAGGGTCGCATCATCGACGTCGTGCGCCGACTCGAGGCCGAGGGCGCCATCTACATCGCCGGTCGGGGAGGCAAAGAGGGTGGCATCATCGAGTGA
- a CDS encoding sigma-54-dependent Fis family transcriptional regulator, producing the protein LAREQGLPVIVMTAYATLAVALAALRAGAADLLPKPFGLRELEAAFARLGESERRRPRSEASGGGRGPARLILGCSEAMARVHALAASVAPTKATVLLTGESGTGKELVAAAIHAMSRRAQSSFVKVNCAAITDTLLESTLFGHEKGAFTGAIKRTPGKFELAQGGTLLLDEISEMKVELQSKLLRVLQEREFELVGGTRTLPVDVRIIATSNRNLKEAVRRGQFRDDLYFRLSVVPIHLPPLREHREDIPDLVRHFVNQAASENGLARPELTPVLLRDLQRQTWPGNIRQLQNAVERAVVMAQGQRLELAHFLLEDDLQAPARGGAELDAELTLKEMEQRMIMASLARFSENRTQAARHLGISVRTLRNKLNLYREQNRRAGGASRAATA; encoded by the coding sequence CTCGCACGCGAGCAGGGTCTGCCCGTGATCGTGATGACGGCCTACGCGACGCTCGCCGTCGCCCTGGCCGCTCTGCGTGCGGGCGCCGCCGATCTGCTGCCCAAGCCCTTCGGCCTGCGCGAGCTGGAAGCCGCCTTCGCCCGTCTCGGCGAGAGCGAGCGGCGCCGCCCCCGCAGCGAGGCGAGCGGCGGCGGGCGCGGCCCCGCTCGGCTCATCCTCGGCTGCAGCGAGGCAATGGCCCGCGTGCACGCCCTGGCCGCCAGCGTGGCGCCAACCAAGGCGACGGTCCTGCTCACGGGCGAGAGCGGCACGGGCAAGGAACTGGTCGCGGCGGCCATCCACGCGATGAGCCGGCGCGCGCAGAGCAGCTTCGTCAAGGTCAACTGCGCGGCGATCACCGACACCCTGCTCGAGAGCACCCTCTTCGGCCACGAGAAGGGCGCCTTCACGGGCGCCATCAAGCGCACGCCCGGCAAGTTCGAGCTGGCCCAGGGCGGCACGCTGCTGCTCGACGAGATCAGCGAGATGAAGGTCGAGCTGCAGAGCAAGCTGCTGCGCGTGCTGCAGGAGCGGGAATTCGAGCTGGTCGGCGGCACGCGCACGCTGCCCGTCGATGTGCGCATCATCGCCACCTCGAATCGCAATCTGAAGGAGGCCGTGCGCAGGGGCCAGTTCCGCGACGACCTCTACTTCCGCCTGAGCGTCGTGCCCATCCACCTGCCGCCGCTGCGCGAGCACCGCGAGGACATTCCCGACCTCGTGCGCCACTTCGTGAACCAGGCGGCCAGCGAGAACGGGCTCGCGCGCCCCGAGCTGACGCCGGTCCTGCTGCGCGACCTGCAGCGCCAGACCTGGCCCGGCAACATCCGCCAGCTGCAGAACGCGGTGGAGCGGGCCGTCGTCATGGCGCAGGGCCAGCGGCTGGAGCTCGCGCACTTCCTGCTCGAGGACGACCTGCAGGCGCCGGCCCGCGGCGGCGCCGAGCTGGACGCCGAGCTGACGCTCAAGGAGATGGAGCAGCGGATGATCATGGCGAGCCTTGCCCGCTTCAGCGAGAACCGCACCCAGGCGGCCCGCCACCTGGGGATCAGCGTGCGCACGCTGCGCAACAAGCTGAACCTCTATCGCGAGCAGAACCGCCGGGCCGGCGGCGCCAGCCGCGCGGCGACGGCCTAG
- a CDS encoding flagellar hook-basal body complex protein FliE gives MKEVQLRPLVTHNLLKAYTRPEALGGPAPAGNGFGALLAETIGKTAEAHRLAAGTIPAAAMDAGIDVHQVMIAQEEASITFELLMEVRNKLLEGYQQLMAMQV, from the coding sequence ATGAAGGAAGTCCAGCTGCGGCCGCTCGTCACGCACAACCTGCTCAAGGCCTACACGCGGCCTGAGGCGCTCGGCGGCCCCGCGCCGGCCGGGAACGGCTTCGGCGCGCTGCTGGCCGAGACGATCGGCAAGACGGCGGAGGCGCACCGGCTCGCGGCGGGCACGATTCCGGCCGCCGCGATGGATGCCGGCATCGATGTCCACCAGGTGATGATCGCCCAAGAAGAGGCGAGCATCACCTTCGAGCTGCTCATGGAAGTGCGCAACAAGCTGTTGGAAGGCTACCAGCAGCTGATGGCAATGCAGGTCTAG
- the flgB gene encoding flagellar basal body rod protein FlgB has translation MPKAIYSEGNLDVLKRSLDAYALRQRVIAENIAQVETPGYRARSVSFEQELARALERGDQSLPQPQVLERSPLTTDNGINDVDLEQEMALLAETNLRHKVTTRILAMRYQLLRSAIRGRG, from the coding sequence ATGCCGAAGGCCATCTACAGCGAGGGCAACCTCGACGTCCTCAAGCGGAGCCTGGACGCCTACGCCCTCCGCCAGCGGGTGATCGCCGAGAACATCGCCCAGGTGGAGACACCCGGCTACCGGGCCCGCAGCGTGAGCTTCGAGCAGGAGCTGGCCCGGGCGCTCGAGCGCGGCGACCAGTCGCTGCCGCAGCCGCAGGTGCTCGAGCGCTCGCCGCTCACGACGGACAACGGCATCAACGACGTGGACCTCGAGCAGGAGATGGCCCTGCTCGCCGAGACGAACCTGCGCCACAAGGTGACGACGCGCATCCTGGCGATGCGCTACCAGCTCCTGCGCAGCGCGATCCGCGGCCGCGGCTAA